The genomic window GACCCCGACATCGGCGTAGAACACGAACCAGCCAGGCATTCGCACGATGTCTCGGCCGTGTGTCCACCACCATGCTCCGACCGGAATCGTACTCAGCAATACCGCCGCACACAGCACTCGTCCCCGGGGAGGCCGGGCCGTCGTCCGAGAACATGATCACTGCGCCGATTACGGCGAAGATCGGCACCAGCATCGAGATGCCGACACCGACCTTGCGCTCCAGTCGCTCCACCGGGCTCGTGGCCGGCCGGTCGCGGAGAGTACGCAGTGGCCACCAGCGGGCGATACCTGGCACTGCGCCTCCTTTACTGGTCTCGTCGACGCCCGACTCGTCGAGAATCCTTGCTGTTACGTGCCCGGCCGGACACGCTCGAAATCGGTCGGGAAGCGGTCCAACAGGTTCACCAACGCCGCACGGTCATCCTGTGACCATTCCTCGATCACCAATCCGAGGTGAGCGGTGCGTATCCGGTGCATACGGTCGGCAACGTCGCGTCCCGAGTCGGTGACCGCGAGAACGTAGGCACGACCGTCCTTCTCGTCGCGCATACGTTCCACGTGCCCGTGTTCGACGAGCTGAGCCACTTGGCGGCTGACTGTCGAGGGATCCGAATTGACCAGTGTCGCGAGCTCACTCGATCGCATCGGGCCATCGCGCAACAGCCGGAACAAGCATACGAACGCGGCCCCTTCCACGCCCCCGGATTCGGAGGAGAGCTGAGCCAATTTGCGCTCACGGATGCGTTGCAACCGAACGAGTTGCGAGCCGAGCTGCTCGGCGGTGTCGGTGTCGATATCTGTCACGTCAGCTACCACTGAAGTCGGCAGGACGCTTCTCGAAGACGGATGTGATGGCCTCGGTCAGATCGTTCGAAGCGAGGAACGCGGCATTCCATGCAGCGACGAAACGCAGGCTGTCGTTCACTGCCGCAGACCTGGTGTGATCGAGGACAGCTTTGACGCCGTGGACTACGAGTGGAGGTTCGCAGCGATGTCTGCCGCCGTCGCGCGTGCCCGGCGAGCAGCGCGTCGTAACTTTCGAACACGTCGTTGACGAGGCCGATCTTCTCGGCGCGAGCGGCGTCGATGTCCTGCCCGTCAAAGCCAGTTCGCGCAGGTGACCGTCGCCGATGATCGCCGGCAGTCGGGCAAGCGATCCCATGTCGGCGACGATGGCAACCTTGACCTCACGGACGCTGAACTTTGCATCTGCGCTGGCGTAGCGGATGTCCGCCGCGCTGATCAGATCGAGGCCACCGCCGATGCACCACCCGTGCACTGCCGCGACGACGGGCTTGCGGCAATCGGCAACGGCATTGGCTGCGAGCTGCATGCGCTTGATCGTGTCGTGGAACACGGTGCGCGGTCCGGCGAGCGCTTTGTCTGCCATCAGTGGCGCGAACTCACCGCCCATCGCGGCCAGGTCGAGTCCGTAGGTGAAGTTCTTCCCGGATCCCAGGAGCAGGATCGCCCGCACCTCGGGGTCGGCATCGAGCTGGGTGAACAACTGCGGACATTCGGTCCAGAAATCCGGACCCATCGCATTGCCCTTACCCGGACCGAGCAGCGTCACTGTCGCGATGTGGTCGGAGATCTCCAGCGAGAATGCGTTCCAGTTGCGTTCCGTCATGCGTTCGAGCCTAATCGACGCCAGGTTGGGGTCGCAGCGCGTCGGAATAGCCTTGTGCGCCACAGTTCAGCGGGCGGCGCGGCTCGAGGATTGCCTGGGTATCAATGTCGGAAGAGCTTGATGCACGGCCTTTGCCTCATCGGTCCCGTTGATCAGCAATTCCATCGCAGTGCCCGCGATCTGATCGAACGCAGTGTGCACCGACGTCAACGGCACCGGAAGCAGCTGCGCGGGAATGTCGTTGTATCCGACGAGTGACACGTCGTCCCCACCTGCAGATTGTGGCGATGAGCAGCAGACAACACACCGAGGGCAAGATTGTCGTTGGCTGCGAACACCGCGGTGGGACGGTCGGTGGCGTCGAACAGCTCGTGTCCAGCACGCCCACCCGCTTCGATTCCGTAGCCGGTTTCCACAGTCCACTCCGGCCTCGGTGACACGCCGGCTCATCCAAGGCCCGTCGCGCACCTGCTAGACGGCCGACGGCACTCGACGTGAAGAGCGGGCCGGTAGAATCGCGATATCGGTGTGGCCGAGATCGATGAGATGTCGAACCGCCAGGTATCCACCGGTCTCGTCGTCGCCGATCGACGATGGACTCTTACCGTCGGTCCGTAGGACGAGAACGTGAGGAATGCCGTTCTCGCGCAGATGATGCGGGAGGGGATCGTCGGTGCGGCTCGTAGCCAGCACGACACCGTCCACATTGCGTTCCAGCAGCGATTGCGCAGCGTTCCATTCGTCCGTGGGATCGTCGCCACTTGTCGCGACGATGGCGTGGTAACCGTCCTTCCCTGCAGCCCGGTCGATGGCCTCGAACATCAGTGCCATCACTGTGTCGGACAGTCGCGGCACCAGCACCCCGATAGTCGCTGTTGCACCTCGCCGCAAATTCGACGCGAAGGTGTTGCGTCGATAGCCGAGTTGTTCGGCAATCTCACGCACCGGACTGCCGTCGCCGAACGGGACGGAGCGACGCGGTCGTCGAGCACCCGACTGACCGTCGACACGCTGACGCCCGCGGCCTTGGCGACGTCGCGGAGCGTGACGACGTCTGTCCGTTCCGTCGAGAGCCGGTTCTGGTGGGACGCATCGGCACCTCCTTGACTGATCGGTTCGATCGGACGACAGGACCGAACTTACCGATGCCCAGCTGATTGCACATGCAAACGTCCCAGGAACGTTTGCAAGGGGTTCCACGCAGGCCCGTGCGTCATGCGAGCCCCGTCACCCCGAGCCCATCGAGGTGATGGTTGACACATTCGGGGTCACGGGATTAGCGTCATAAAGGTTCCCGACAACGTTCCCAACCGCCTCTCGAAAGGACGTCATCATGAATTCACTCGATCTCCGCGGACTCAGCCCAGCACCGATCACGCCCTTCACCCGCGATGGTGAAGTCGACTACGACGCGATCGCGCGCCTCGGGTCATGGCTTGGCAGTGTCGACGGAGTCAAGAGCTTGGTCGTCCTCGGCCACGCAGGCGAGGGCACCTTCCTCACCCAGGCCGAGCAGGCCAAGGTGATCGGTGCGTTCCGCGATTCGGTGGACGGCAAGCTCCCGATCGTCGCAGGCATCACCGGCGAAGGCACCGCAGTCTCCGTCGAGGAAGCCAAGCGCGCGGTCGACGCCGGTGCATCCGCCGGTCTCGTCTACCCCTCGCACGGATGGCTGCGGTTCGGTTACCAGGACGGCGCACCACAGGACCGGTACAGGGCACTGTACGAAGGCTCGGGCCTGCCGCTGATCCTGTTCCAGTACCCCGACGTCACAAGGCGACCTACAACCTCGACACACAGCTCGAAATCGCCGCTCAAGAGGCGTTTTCGCCACCAAGAACGGCGTCCGCAACATGCGCCGCTGGGACCGTGAGATTCCGGTGCTGCAAGGAGAACCCGACCTGCAGATCCTCAGCTGCCGACGAGTACCTGCTGCACACCATGTTCGACGTCGACGGCCTCCTGGTGGGTTACGGCGGCCTCGCACCCGAGCCCCTCGTCGAACTCATCGCCGCCGGCAAGGCCAAGGACTACCCGGCAGCACGTGCCATCCACGACCGCCTGCTGCCCGTCACCGCGAACGTCTACCACCGCGGATCGCACATGGAAGGCACCGTCGCCCTCAAGGAAGGCCTCGTACACCGCGGCATCCTCGAACACGCCACTGTGCGTTCGCCGTTGCTCCCGCTTGCCGGCGCGCACGAGGAGATTGCGGCGGCACTCGATTCCGCGAACCTCGGCTCGGTAGTGCCCGCCCTGGTCTGACCGGCTCTACGGTCACAACTCCCTGTCCTCGGTGCCCTTCCGTAGTCGCCGCTACGGCCCGGAGGACCGAGCACCACCTTTCGGCATGCGTCACCGCACTCGCGGACCGGGTCGAGTCCGTTCGGTTGGACTGCCGAGCTGTGCACCAGATCCATCCCTCGTATTCGCCCCTTGCCACACCAGAGACGACAGCAGACTCAACCCACGTCGCCGGCTGGAAAAGTGCTTCGAGAAAGGGCTCGCAATGAGTCAAGACCACGCATCACCGGTGGTACCGTCCGCAGCCGTGCGAACTTCGGAACCCCCGGCATTCGGCTCCGGCAAGCGGAAAGCCTTCCTGAGCACCATCACGATGGCCGGGCCCGCTTTCATCGCAGGCGCATGGCAATTCGGCCCCGGCAACCTCGCCAGCGCCGTCGAAGCCGGCAGCAAATACAGCTACAGCCTTATTTGGGTCATCGTGCTCTCGACGGTGTTCATGCTGGTTTTTGCGGACATGAGTGTCCGGCTCGGAATCCGCACCCCGAAATCGATGATCAGCTCCGTCAAAGATGTCCTCGGCCACAAGGTCGGCGTCGCAGCGGGATTCGGCGTCTTCATCATCACGCTGTGCTTCTCGGTGGGTAACGCGGTCGGCTCCGGCCTCGGGCTCTCGATGGTCTTCGGCGGATCACCACTGATCTGGTCGGCGGTGTGTACTGCATTCGTCGGCTTGATCTTGTTGTTCCGCAACGTCTATCGCACTGTTGAACGCGTCCTGTTGGTCATCGTCGGACTCCTCGGTGCCACGTTCATCATCAGCGCCGTCATCTCCAAGCCAGACTGGTACGAAGCGGTCAACGGCGTCGTCCCCAGTATCCCGCCGGGAGGACACTGCTCGTCGTCGCCCTTGTCGGCACCAACTTCGCTCAACGCCGCCTTCTTCACCTCGTACGGCACACATGAACGCGGCCGCACCCGTACAGTACAAGCAGACGACCATCGCAGACACCATCCCCGGCATCATCGCCCCGGAATCATGACGTCTCTGGTGATCATCGTGGCCGCGGCTGTGCTCGGTCGACAGAATGCCGAAGCGCAGACACTCGTCGGCCTGGCCAAGATCTTCGAGCCCATCGCCGGACCTGTCGGATCGACCATCTTCGCCCTCGGCCTGTCCGGTGCCGCTTTCTCCGCCATGGTCGCCAACGCCACCGCCGGCGGCTGATGCTCTCGGACGCACTCGGCAAGGGCCCTCGCCCAGCACGCTGACCGCCAAACGCACCAGCGCGGCGATCCTCGCCTGGGGACTGGCAATCACGTTGATATTCACGAAATCGCCCGTTCAGCTGATCATTTTCGCTCAGGCATTGACGGTGCTGATCGCGCCATTACTTGCTCTACGTCGCGAGCAACAACCGCCAACTGATGGGCGATCTGCGCAACACATGGTGGAAGAACATCATCGGCGGCCTCGGCTTCCTCTCCATCCTCTCGCTCTCGGGCCTACTGATCTACGAGCTGGCGACGAGATAGTGTCGACGAACGTCCCGGGCTGCAACTGCGGTCCGGGATTTTCGCTGTGTCCGTCGGTGCCGCAAACGCCGATGATCGGCGAAACGCCGATTTCCACCACCGCCGACGCATTCTCTATGAGGACGAGAGTCCTGTCGGTGCAGGGAAGCGATGAATCCATGGCTGCGCATCTTCGAGTTGGGCTGCGAGCCGCAGCAAGTCCCTCTCCGATCCCAGTTTCCCGACGAATTGAACACCGAGTGGCAGCCCGTCGTCGGTCCAGTGCACAGGCACACTGATCGCCGGGCGACCGGTGACATTGGCCAACTGCGTGTACGGCACCCATCCGAGCCCGTTCTGGACCGTCTCGTCCAGAACACCGCTGAGCGACAGTAATCGCCCGCCTCGCACGGCGTGGACAACACGAGCTGCTGCGTGAATCACGGACGAGTTGGCAGTGGCACCGATGACGGGCGGGGTGGTAGCGATGGTCGGGGTGAGGAGATAGTCGAA from Rhodococcus sp. P1Y includes these protein-coding regions:
- a CDS encoding MarR family winged helix-turn-helix transcriptional regulator: MTDIDTDTAEQLGSQLVRLQRIRERKLAQLSSESGGVEGAAFVCLFRLLRDGPMRSSELATLVNSDPSTVSRQVAQLVEHGHVERMRDEKDGRAYVLAVTDSGRDVADRMHRIRTAHLGLVIEEWSQDDRAALVNLLDRFPTDFERVRPGT
- a CDS encoding crotonase/enoyl-CoA hydratase family protein translates to MTERNWNAFSLEISDHIATVTLLGPGKGNAMGPDFWTECPQLFTQLDADPEVRAILLLGSGKNFTYGLDLAAMGGEFAPLMADKALAGPRTVFHDTIKRMQLAANAVADCRKPVVAAVHGWCIGGGLDLISAADIRYASADAKFSVREVKVAIVADMGSLARLPAIIGDGHLRELALTGRTSTPLAPRRSASSTTCSKVTTRCSPGTRDGGRHRCEPPLVVHGVKAVLDHTRSAAVNDSLRFVAAWNAAFLASNDLTEAITSVFEKRPADFSGS
- a CDS encoding LacI family DNA-binding transcriptional regulator, whose amino-acid sequence is MREIAEQLGYRRNTFASNLRRGATATIGVLVPRLSDTVMALMFEAIDRAAGKDGYHAIVATSGDDPTDEWNAAQSLLERNVDGVVLATSRTDDPLPHHLRENGIPHVLVLRTDGKSPSSIGDDETGGYLAVRHLIDLGHTDIAILPARSSRRVPSAV
- a CDS encoding LacI family DNA-binding transcriptional regulator, which gives rise to MEPISQGGADASHQNRLSTERTDVVTLRDVAKAAGVSVSTVSRVLDDRVAPSRSATAVRCVRLPNNSAIDATPSRRICGEVQQRLSGCWCRDCPTQ
- a CDS encoding Nramp family divalent metal transporter, giving the protein MRTSEPPAFGSGKRKAFLSTITMAGPAFIAGAWQFGPGNLASAVEAGSKYSYSLIWVIVLSTVFMLVFADMSVRLGIRTPKSMISSVKDVLGHKVGVAAGFGVFIITLCFSVGNAVGSGLGLSMVFGGSPLIWSAVCTAFVGLILLFRNVYRTVERVLLVIVGLLGATFIISAVISKPDWYEAVNGVVPSIPPGGHCSSSPLSAPTSLNAAFFTSYGTHERGRTRTVQADDHRRHHPRHHRPGIMTSLVIIVAAAVLGRQNAEAQTLVGLAKIFEPIAGPVGSTIFALGLSGAAFSAMVANATAGG